A genomic stretch from Chrysiogenes arsenatis DSM 11915 includes:
- a CDS encoding cation diffusion facilitator family transporter, producing the protein MAPRIDTSSTDSSTKLRASRLSITVATLLALLKMVTGFSVNSIAVIAMAIDSVMDILMSAINYIGIRFAAEPADARHPYGHGKFETMAALIQSAIIFAIGIIIGKEAIARLISGEFVMEHLEFGIAVMALSTIISFFLSRYLNRVALKTDSIALKTDALHYSTDVWSNGGVFVALVIMYFLPIPWIDPVISLVVAVYIMKEAVMMLWRVFQELTETALPDELQQEIEAIINDEKALIDFHDLRTRKSGSINVMDLHITVCRFFTIEQAHRIADKVEARIKNGVPNADVVIHIDPCSNNYCDANEHVCNLLGHKQERRARHE; encoded by the coding sequence ATGGCCCCGCGCATCGACACATCCAGCACTGATAGTTCCACCAAACTCCGCGCCTCGCGCCTCAGCATAACCGTGGCGACGCTGCTGGCACTCTTAAAAATGGTGACGGGGTTTTCCGTCAACTCCATTGCCGTAATAGCCATGGCGATAGATTCCGTGATGGATATTCTGATGAGTGCCATCAACTACATTGGAATCCGTTTTGCGGCAGAGCCCGCCGACGCCAGACACCCTTACGGACATGGAAAATTCGAAACAATGGCCGCGTTGATTCAGTCAGCGATTATTTTTGCCATCGGCATCATTATCGGCAAAGAAGCAATTGCCCGACTTATCAGTGGCGAGTTTGTTATGGAACATCTGGAGTTCGGCATAGCGGTTATGGCACTCAGCACTATCATATCCTTTTTCCTCAGCCGCTATTTAAACCGTGTGGCGCTCAAAACCGACTCCATTGCCCTGAAAACCGATGCGCTGCACTACTCCACCGATGTCTGGTCGAACGGCGGCGTTTTTGTGGCGCTCGTGATCATGTATTTCCTGCCCATTCCGTGGATCGACCCCGTGATTTCGCTGGTTGTAGCCGTCTACATTATGAAAGAAGCGGTTATGATGCTGTGGCGGGTTTTTCAGGAATTGACGGAAACGGCTCTGCCCGATGAGCTACAACAGGAAATCGAAGCCATTATTAACGACGAAAAGGCTCTGATCGATTTTCATGATTTACGCACCCGCAAAAGCGGATCGATCAACGTCATGGATTTGCATATTACCGTCTGCCGCTTTTTTACCATTGAACAGGCACACCGCATTGCCGACAAAGTAGAAGCGCGCATCAAAAATGGTGTCCCAAATGCCGACGTGGTTATCCACATCGACCCGTGTTCCAATAACTACTGCGATGCCAACGAACACGTGTGCAACCTGCTCGGGCATAAACAAGAACGAAGAGCGCGGCATGAATGA
- the ald gene encoding alanine dehydrogenase — translation MIVGILREIKTAESRVSMTPAGVEAMVAHGHEVLVEQHAGRASGFDDQAYCDAGARVLTSSAEIYRHAELVMHVKEPQPSEYELIRKGQVVFTYFHFAASEALTRAMIANRSVAIAYETITDVHGTLPLLTPMSEIAGRMATQQAAHYLERSSGGRGILLGGVPGVAPATVVILGAGVVGTNAAQMACGLGARVVLLDTSLARLRHLAEVMPKNCTLLLATAENIRQLLPEADAVIGAVLIEGGKAPMLIRRSQLALMKRGALLIDVAIDQGGCFETSRMTTHQEPVYDVDGILHYCVANMPGAVPLTSTIALTNATLPYALALADHGWAHRAKSDAGMRNGVNIAWGAVTHQAVAEAFGLPFTPVEAVVNTLLPSGG, via the coding sequence ATGATTGTTGGAATATTGCGTGAAATAAAAACGGCAGAAAGTCGTGTCAGCATGACTCCCGCTGGAGTCGAAGCGATGGTTGCACATGGTCATGAGGTGTTGGTCGAGCAACATGCAGGACGTGCCAGCGGTTTTGACGATCAGGCCTATTGTGACGCGGGTGCGCGGGTACTCACATCATCTGCCGAAATATACCGTCATGCTGAACTGGTGATGCATGTCAAAGAGCCGCAACCATCTGAATACGAACTGATCCGTAAGGGTCAAGTGGTGTTTACCTATTTTCACTTTGCTGCTTCAGAAGCACTGACCCGCGCCATGATTGCCAACCGTTCGGTTGCCATTGCCTATGAAACCATTACCGACGTCCACGGTACACTGCCGCTCCTGACGCCAATGAGCGAAATTGCCGGTCGCATGGCGACGCAGCAGGCAGCGCATTATCTGGAACGCTCATCAGGTGGGCGCGGAATTTTGCTGGGCGGCGTCCCCGGCGTGGCACCAGCCACCGTGGTCATTCTCGGTGCTGGCGTGGTAGGAACCAATGCCGCGCAGATGGCGTGCGGTTTGGGGGCGCGGGTGGTGTTGCTGGATACGTCGCTGGCGCGATTGCGTCATCTGGCGGAAGTAATGCCGAAAAACTGTACCCTTTTGCTGGCCACAGCGGAAAATATCCGTCAACTCCTTCCTGAAGCCGACGCCGTTATCGGCGCGGTGCTCATCGAAGGGGGCAAGGCACCGATGCTTATTCGTCGCAGCCAATTGGCGCTGATGAAGCGGGGCGCACTCTTAATTGATGTGGCAATTGATCAGGGGGGATGTTTTGAAACCTCACGCATGACCACTCATCAGGAGCCAGTCTACGATGTTGACGGAATACTGCACTACTGCGTGGCGAATATGCCGGGAGCGGTGCCGCTGACATCAACGATCGCGCTGACCAATGCCACCCTCCCGTATGCATTGGCCTTGGCCGATCATGGATGGGCGCACCGAGCGAAAAGCGATGCTGGCATGCGCAACGGAGTCAATATTGCGT
- the cydC gene encoding thiol reductant ABC exporter subunit CydC produces the protein MNELVPFLRLFWPSRLWIFWGLFFSLAATMASIGLLALSGWFLSAAAFAGMSAATAHTFNFFTPSAGVRGFAIVRTGGRYAERVLAHEATFRLLASLRVWFYDRIEPLTPARLARSRSGDLLGRIVGDIDTLDNLFIRLLSPSIVALGVGSFVGLFLWWLAPPLAVAFWLFYVAAGVLVPFIASRFGSRAGTETLVASNQLRTALVEDIQGMADLLAYGAYRKHQKRIAAYAAQLLQGQRKFAYASAFGSATNTCLAGFAVVILLIIAIPLSQAGVFDGAHIALIAFGSLAAFEAVMGLPLAWQSLGKTVNAATRLNEIVCATPAVTFPEQSIALPNRYDVVFQNVTFGYDPSKPIVQDFSLRIDQGKTVAIAGRSGIGKSTLTHLLARLYDPQQGEIAIDGIDVRHFDEATLRTLIGVVSQKSDLFGATIRDNLLLGKPDANDDELWQALERAKLAAFVRTLPHGLETWVGESGATLSGGQGRRLVLARTLLKRPPIIILDEPTEGLDPLTRAEFMQTVWDNIDGQTVLLITHDQDDLLRADAVVKMA, from the coding sequence ATGAATGAGCTTGTTCCGTTCCTGCGACTTTTCTGGCCCAGTCGCCTGTGGATATTCTGGGGACTCTTTTTCAGCCTTGCGGCGACCATGGCCAGCATTGGCCTGCTGGCACTTTCCGGCTGGTTTCTGAGCGCGGCAGCTTTTGCCGGAATGAGTGCCGCGACCGCGCACACCTTCAACTTTTTCACCCCCAGCGCCGGAGTGCGCGGCTTTGCCATCGTTCGCACCGGTGGACGCTACGCCGAACGGGTGCTGGCGCACGAAGCGACATTCCGGCTGCTCGCATCACTGCGTGTCTGGTTTTATGACCGCATCGAACCACTTACTCCCGCCAGGCTCGCTCGCAGCCGCAGTGGTGACCTACTCGGGCGGATCGTTGGCGATATCGACACGCTCGACAACCTTTTCATCCGCCTCCTTTCGCCAAGTATAGTGGCGCTAGGCGTTGGTAGTTTCGTCGGCCTCTTTCTGTGGTGGCTGGCGCCACCGCTCGCCGTCGCGTTTTGGCTTTTCTACGTTGCCGCAGGCGTGCTTGTACCGTTTATCGCGTCACGCTTCGGCAGCCGTGCCGGAACGGAGACCTTAGTAGCATCAAATCAACTGCGTACCGCTTTAGTCGAAGATATTCAAGGGATGGCTGATCTGCTCGCGTATGGTGCTTACAGAAAACACCAAAAGCGAATTGCAGCATATGCCGCGCAACTCCTGCAAGGGCAGCGAAAATTTGCCTACGCCAGTGCCTTTGGCAGTGCCACCAACACCTGTCTCGCTGGATTCGCCGTCGTCATCCTGCTCATAATAGCCATTCCCCTCAGCCAAGCCGGAGTCTTTGACGGTGCGCACATCGCGCTGATAGCCTTCGGGTCACTCGCCGCCTTCGAAGCCGTTATGGGGCTACCACTCGCATGGCAATCACTCGGAAAAACCGTTAATGCCGCAACTCGGCTGAATGAAATAGTTTGCGCGACACCCGCCGTTACGTTTCCCGAACAATCAATTGCCCTACCCAATCGATATGATGTTGTTTTCCAAAATGTAACATTTGGTTATGACCCATCAAAACCGATCGTGCAGGATTTTTCACTCCGCATAGATCAAGGGAAAACCGTCGCTATTGCCGGACGTTCCGGCATTGGAAAATCAACGCTCACCCATCTACTTGCCCGCTTGTACGACCCGCAGCAAGGAGAAATCGCCATCGACGGGATTGATGTACGCCACTTTGACGAAGCGACACTGCGCACCCTCATCGGTGTTGTTTCGCAAAAAAGTGACCTTTTCGGTGCTACCATCCGCGACAATCTCCTGCTCGGCAAACCGGACGCCAACGACGACGAACTGTGGCAAGCGCTGGAGCGCGCGAAACTCGCAGCATTTGTTCGCACCTTGCCACACGGGCTCGAAACGTGGGTCGGCGAAAGCGGTGCGACCCTTTCCGGTGGACAAGGGCGGCGACTGGTGCTGGCGCGCACACTCCTGAAACGCCCACCGATTATTATCTTAGATGAACCAACCGAAGGGCTTGATCCACTCACCCGTGCCGAATTTATGCAAACCGTATGGGACAATATCGACGGCCAAACCGTCCTGCTGATTACCCACGATCAAGACGATCTACTCCGCGCTGATGCGGTGGTAAAAATGGCGTAA